In the genome of Paenibacillus sp. FSL R5-0766, one region contains:
- a CDS encoding UvrB/UvrC motif-containing protein, which translates to MLCQECNKRPATLHFTKIVNGEKTEFHICESCAREKGEMIPGTAGGFSIHNLLSGLLDFDPAGKSGSAGTPPAKALQCEECGMTYAQFSKIGRFGCSSCYKYFDSRLDPLFKRVHGNTSHVGKVPARAGGRIKVKRQIADLKRELQESIAQEEFEEAAQIRDQIRGLEKGIAQE; encoded by the coding sequence ATGCTGTGCCAAGAATGCAATAAACGTCCGGCGACACTTCATTTTACGAAGATCGTAAATGGAGAGAAGACGGAATTTCATATTTGTGAGTCATGTGCCCGTGAAAAAGGGGAAATGATCCCTGGAACAGCAGGTGGGTTTTCCATTCACAACTTGTTGTCCGGATTGCTTGATTTTGATCCAGCCGGCAAAAGTGGATCGGCAGGAACACCACCTGCAAAAGCTCTTCAATGTGAAGAGTGTGGTATGACGTACGCACAATTTAGTAAGATAGGCCGATTCGGCTGCAGTTCATGTTATAAATATTTTGACAGTCGTCTAGATCCTTTGTTCAAGCGGGTTCATGGTAATACGTCCCATGTAGGCAAAGTGCCTGCACGAGCTGGTGGTCGCATCAAGGTGAAACGGCAAATTGCTGATCTGAAGCGTGAGCTCCAAGAGAGCATCGCACAAGAGGAATTTGAAGAGGCGGCCCAGATCCGTGACCAGATCAGAGGACTTGAAAAAGGAATAGCTCAGGAGTAA
- a CDS encoding ATP-dependent Clp protease ATP-binding subunit gives MMFGRFTERAQKVLALAQEEAVRLGHNNIGTEHILLGLIREGEGIAAKALIGLGLGLEKIQDEVETLIGRGQEQPTNIAYTPRAKKVIELSMDEARKLGHTYVGTEHILLGLIREGEGVAARVLNNLGISLNKARQQVLQLLGSSEAVSSHNGTPANVSTPTLDSLARDLTAYARENNLDPVIGRSKEIERVIQVLSRRTKNNPVLIGEPGVGKTAIAEGLAQKIIANEIPETLRDKRVMTLDMGSVVAGTKYRGEFEDRLKKIMDEIRQAGNIVLFIDELHTLIGAGGAEGAIDASNILKPALARGELQCIGATTLDEYRKYIEKDAALERRFQPITVDQPSPEEAIQILHGLRDRYEAHHRVKITDEAIVQAVKLSDRYITDRFLPDKAIDLIDEAGSKVRLNSYTIPPNLKQLESRLEDIRKEKDAAVQSQEFEKAAALRDTEQKIREELDVTKNQWKEKQGRTDSEVTPEDIAQVVASWTGIPVNQLKEEETQRLMNLESILHERVIGQDEAVKSVSRAVRRARAGLKDPKRPMGSFIFLGPTGVGKTELARALAEAMFGDENAVIRIDMSEYGEKHSTSRLVGAPPGYVGYEEGGQLTEKVRRKPYSVVLLDEIEKAHPEVFNILLQVLEDGRLTDSKGRVVDFRNTLIILTSNVGAEAIKRNSTLGFTAVVDAGADYDNMKGKVMDELKKSFRPEFLNRIDEIIVFHSLEEKHIAEIVTLMSEELRKRLLEHEVDFELTDNAKSFLAKSGFDPAYGARPLRRAIQKHIEDKLSEELLTGNVTKGDSLLIDEENGALSVTKKDVVVPSNEEIETK, from the coding sequence ATGATGTTTGGAAGATTTACGGAACGGGCCCAAAAGGTGCTCGCACTCGCACAGGAAGAAGCTGTCCGTCTCGGTCATAATAACATCGGTACTGAGCATATTTTGCTCGGCCTCATTCGTGAAGGCGAAGGCATCGCAGCCAAAGCACTGATCGGCCTGGGACTCGGATTGGAAAAAATTCAGGATGAAGTAGAAACGCTGATTGGCCGTGGCCAAGAGCAACCTACCAACATTGCATATACGCCACGTGCGAAAAAAGTAATTGAACTGTCTATGGATGAAGCTCGTAAATTGGGCCACACCTATGTAGGAACTGAGCATATCCTGCTCGGATTGATTCGTGAAGGCGAGGGTGTTGCAGCACGTGTGCTCAATAACCTGGGTATTAGCCTGAACAAAGCACGGCAACAAGTGCTGCAGTTGCTTGGCAGCAGTGAAGCTGTATCCAGCCATAATGGAACACCTGCCAATGTAAGCACACCAACGCTGGACAGTCTGGCACGTGACCTCACGGCTTATGCGAGAGAGAACAACCTGGACCCAGTCATTGGACGTAGTAAAGAAATTGAACGTGTCATTCAGGTGCTCAGCCGTCGTACGAAGAACAACCCGGTATTGATCGGTGAGCCAGGTGTAGGTAAAACAGCGATTGCTGAAGGCCTTGCACAAAAAATCATTGCAAATGAGATTCCGGAAACATTGCGCGACAAACGGGTAATGACCCTGGATATGGGTTCAGTAGTCGCTGGAACCAAATATCGTGGTGAGTTCGAAGATCGTCTGAAAAAAATCATGGATGAGATTCGCCAAGCAGGTAACATTGTCCTGTTTATCGACGAATTGCATACCTTAATTGGCGCAGGCGGAGCTGAAGGTGCCATCGATGCTTCTAACATTTTGAAACCGGCTCTGGCCCGTGGAGAATTGCAATGTATCGGTGCGACAACACTGGATGAATATCGTAAATACATCGAGAAGGATGCAGCGCTTGAGCGTCGTTTCCAACCGATTACTGTAGATCAGCCTTCTCCGGAAGAAGCGATTCAAATCTTGCACGGCTTGCGTGACCGTTATGAGGCGCATCACCGCGTGAAAATTACGGACGAAGCAATTGTGCAGGCGGTTAAACTGTCTGACCGTTACATTACAGACCGTTTCCTGCCAGATAAAGCGATTGACCTGATTGATGAAGCGGGTTCCAAAGTAAGATTGAACTCTTACACGATCCCACCAAACCTGAAACAACTGGAAAGCCGTCTGGAAGATATCCGTAAGGAAAAAGACGCTGCAGTTCAAAGTCAGGAGTTCGAAAAAGCAGCAGCTCTGCGTGATACGGAACAAAAAATCCGTGAAGAGCTGGATGTAACGAAGAACCAGTGGAAAGAGAAACAAGGCCGCACCGATTCCGAGGTTACTCCTGAGGATATCGCACAAGTGGTAGCCAGCTGGACAGGAATCCCTGTGAACCAACTGAAAGAAGAAGAGACACAGCGTCTGATGAATCTGGAGTCTATTCTACATGAACGTGTCATCGGTCAGGATGAGGCAGTGAAGTCTGTCAGCCGTGCGGTTCGTCGTGCTCGTGCAGGACTTAAAGATCCAAAACGTCCGATGGGTTCATTCATTTTCCTCGGCCCTACAGGGGTAGGTAAAACAGAACTTGCTCGTGCTCTGGCTGAAGCGATGTTCGGCGATGAAAATGCAGTAATCCGGATTGATATGTCCGAGTATGGTGAGAAACACTCGACTTCCCGACTTGTCGGAGCGCCTCCAGGATATGTTGGGTACGAAGAAGGTGGCCAGCTGACAGAGAAAGTTCGTCGCAAACCATATTCCGTAGTCCTGCTCGATGAAATCGAGAAAGCACATCCAGAAGTATTCAATATCTTGTTACAAGTGCTTGAGGATGGTCGACTGACGGATTCTAAAGGTCGCGTCGTTGACTTCCGTAATACGCTGATCATTCTAACATCCAACGTGGGTGCCGAAGCGATCAAACGTAACTCTACACTGGGCTTCACTGCAGTTGTAGATGCAGGAGCAGATTATGACAACATGAAGGGGAAAGTAATGGATGAGCTGAAGAAAAGCTTCCGTCCAGAGTTCCTTAACCGGATTGATGAAATTATCGTGTTCCATTCACTCGAAGAAAAACACATCGCTGAAATTGTTACGCTTATGAGTGAAGAACTTCGTAAACGACTGCTCGAACATGAGGTCGATTTCGAACTCACTGATAATGCCAAGTCTTTCCTTGCGAAGTCAGGCTTTGATCCAGCTTACGGTGCGCGTCCGCTTCGTCGGGCGATCCAGAAGCATATCGAGGACAAATTGTCCGAAGAGTTGCTCACAGGTAACGTAACCAAAGGGGATTCATTGCTCATCGACGAAGAGAACGGTGCACTCTCTGTTACGAAAAAAGACGTGGTCGTTCCGTCCAATGAGGAAATCGAAACTAAATAA
- a CDS encoding GNAT family N-acetyltransferase, whose protein sequence is MEIQKLTVDDFEPAMALSEYAFQVVMSEEQKEKRRSQFSSQDIWGVYEDGQLGAKLHIIPFQTYIHGRSFEMGGIAGVATWPEYRRKGWVAGLLKHALEEMNRNKQSISFLHPFSFGFYRKYGWETYVEFKRYKVPTAHLPLKKATPGTIRRGDPGLSILKVVYSAYAERYNGTLVRDDARWENSVLVNGTSQKAVYYDEADAAQGYLLYEVKENKFTIKEIIYLNEEARQGLWTFIANHDSMIQEVTLQAPASDTLAFQLDNPRIQQEIVPYFMARIVSVEQFISQYPFASQDSPVQIVLQVEDAHAPWNEGAWQLNVAMNGTASIWKTSEPITDDQTIKVDIQSLTAVLMGYRRPTEMARIGRIHGPNRAIKALEQAIPERETYLLDFF, encoded by the coding sequence ATGGAAATTCAGAAATTGACGGTAGATGATTTTGAACCGGCGATGGCACTCTCCGAATATGCTTTTCAAGTAGTAATGAGTGAAGAACAGAAAGAAAAACGGCGGAGTCAATTTTCGTCACAGGATATATGGGGTGTATATGAGGACGGGCAGCTAGGAGCCAAACTTCACATCATTCCTTTTCAAACCTATATTCATGGCAGATCGTTCGAGATGGGCGGTATTGCGGGTGTTGCCACCTGGCCAGAGTATAGACGCAAAGGCTGGGTAGCGGGTCTGCTGAAGCATGCGTTGGAAGAAATGAATCGTAACAAACAGAGCATATCATTCTTGCATCCATTCTCTTTTGGTTTCTATCGGAAGTATGGATGGGAGACGTATGTTGAATTTAAACGTTATAAAGTACCTACAGCTCATTTGCCTCTGAAAAAAGCGACACCTGGAACAATTCGGCGTGGGGATCCGGGCCTCAGCATATTAAAGGTAGTATACAGTGCGTATGCTGAGCGTTATAACGGAACTCTGGTTCGGGATGATGCAAGGTGGGAGAATTCAGTTCTTGTTAACGGGACTAGCCAGAAGGCTGTATATTACGATGAAGCTGATGCAGCACAAGGTTATCTTTTATATGAGGTTAAGGAAAATAAGTTTACCATTAAAGAGATCATCTATCTGAATGAAGAGGCTAGGCAAGGGCTGTGGACCTTCATTGCCAACCATGATTCAATGATTCAGGAAGTTACGTTGCAGGCGCCTGCCAGTGATACGCTTGCCTTCCAATTGGATAACCCACGGATTCAGCAGGAGATTGTACCTTATTTTATGGCGCGTATCGTTAGTGTAGAGCAGTTTATATCCCAGTATCCCTTTGCAAGCCAGGACTCACCGGTGCAGATTGTACTTCAGGTAGAAGATGCCCACGCTCCATGGAATGAAGGGGCATGGCAATTAAACGTGGCAATGAACGGAACGGCGTCCATATGGAAAACATCGGAGCCAATTACTGATGATCAGACCATTAAGGTGGATATTCAATCCCTTACCGCGGTGCTGATGGGATATCGCAGACCAACGGAAATGGCACGAATCGGAAGAATTCACGGACCGAACAGAGCAATCAAGGCTTTGGAACAAGCGATTCCTGAACGGGAAACCTATTTGCTCGATTTCTTCTGA
- a CDS encoding protein arginine kinase, which produces MPNLRFTEKALSDWMRSDAADSEIVISSRVRIARNLQHVPFPMLASNEQSEEVLNKLSEVLQYDDVHAFGDFHTLDLIDIDELDKRVLVEKHLISPSLANESRNGAVILSEDESVSIMINEEDHLRIQCLYPGFQVKEAWEKASAIDDAFEAHVDYAFDDRRGYLTSCPTNVGTGVRASVMMHLPALVMTQQIGRILTAVSQVGLTVRGIYGEGSEAMGNLFQISNQITLGQTEQEVIENLHGVVLQMIGHERTARERLITDSRLRITDRVMRSYGILSHAAIVDSKEAAQRLSDVRLGVDLGLLDGLSITVMNELNVMTQPGFLQKTFGEDMRTDERDIYRAQLIRDTINAAKQS; this is translated from the coding sequence ATGCCTAATCTGCGCTTTACAGAGAAGGCGCTCAGCGACTGGATGCGCAGTGATGCGGCTGATTCCGAAATTGTCATTAGCAGCCGTGTCCGGATTGCACGCAACCTTCAGCATGTTCCGTTTCCGATGCTGGCTTCCAATGAGCAATCGGAAGAGGTGCTGAATAAGCTGAGCGAAGTACTTCAATACGATGACGTTCATGCCTTTGGGGATTTTCATACGTTGGATCTGATCGATATTGACGAACTCGACAAACGGGTGCTGGTGGAGAAACATCTCATCAGTCCAAGTCTTGCGAATGAATCCAGGAATGGTGCGGTTATTCTCAGTGAGGATGAGTCTGTCAGTATTATGATTAATGAAGAGGATCATCTTCGTATCCAGTGCCTCTATCCGGGGTTTCAGGTGAAAGAAGCCTGGGAGAAAGCTTCCGCAATAGATGATGCTTTTGAAGCGCATGTGGATTATGCTTTTGATGATCGCAGAGGATACTTAACCAGCTGCCCTACCAATGTAGGTACAGGTGTCAGAGCATCGGTCATGATGCACTTGCCTGCACTGGTGATGACACAACAGATTGGCCGTATTCTAACCGCAGTTTCCCAGGTGGGATTGACGGTAAGAGGGATATACGGTGAAGGTAGCGAGGCGATGGGTAACCTGTTCCAGATCTCGAACCAGATTACTTTGGGACAGACCGAACAGGAAGTCATCGAGAACCTGCATGGTGTTGTGTTACAGATGATTGGTCATGAACGTACGGCGAGAGAACGGTTAATTACCGACTCCAGACTTCGGATTACGGATCGGGTCATGCGTTCTTATGGCATATTGTCTCATGCAGCTATTGTTGATTCCAAGGAAGCTGCACAGCGCTTATCGGATGTACGCCTTGGCGTGGATCTCGGATTGTTGGATGGACTGTCCATCACGGTAATGAATGAATTGAATGTGATGACACAGCCGGGATTTTTGCAGAAAACATTTGGGGAAGATATGCGCACAGATGAGCGTGACATCTACCGTGCTCAGTTGATTCGTGATACGATCAATGCAGCGAAGCAGTCCTAG
- the disA gene encoding DNA integrity scanning diadenylate cyclase DisA codes for MKDMSQLDNMNELLRLIAPGTPFREGLENVLRAKTGALLVVGYSPEVMEVVDGGFSINCDFSPNYLYELAKMDGAIILSEDLKRILYANTQLIPDSSISSSETGIRHRTAERVAKQTGKLVVSISQRRNIITLYQGTLRYSLKEIGVILTKANQAIQTLEKYKAVLTQSLTNLSASEFEELVTIPEVVNVIQRTEMVMRIKTEIKRYIHELGNEGRLISMQMEELVGTTEEEAWLLYKDYARDDSDDKIREIIVGLKRLSDDELLDAHHIVRLLGYPSSAATSEDSVAPRGFRVLNKIPRLPNVIIHNLVDQFEQLPHVIMATIEELDEVDGIGEVRARTIKEGLKRLQEQMFIDRQM; via the coding sequence ATGAAAGATATGAGCCAACTGGATAATATGAATGAGTTGTTAAGGCTGATCGCACCAGGTACACCTTTCCGCGAAGGTCTGGAAAATGTGCTGCGCGCCAAGACGGGCGCACTGCTTGTTGTAGGATACAGCCCTGAAGTAATGGAAGTGGTGGACGGGGGATTCTCGATTAACTGTGATTTCTCCCCAAACTACCTGTACGAACTCGCCAAGATGGATGGAGCCATTATTCTTAGCGAGGATTTGAAGCGTATTCTTTACGCCAATACCCAGTTAATCCCGGATTCATCTATCTCTTCATCAGAGACGGGGATTCGTCACCGGACGGCAGAGCGTGTAGCGAAGCAAACGGGTAAATTGGTCGTATCCATATCACAGCGCCGGAATATCATTACCTTGTATCAGGGAACACTTCGTTATTCCCTCAAGGAAATCGGGGTTATTTTGACCAAAGCGAATCAAGCGATTCAAACCCTGGAGAAATACAAAGCGGTATTAACACAGTCCCTTACGAATCTGAGTGCTTCGGAATTTGAGGAATTAGTAACGATTCCTGAAGTGGTTAATGTGATTCAACGTACCGAAATGGTGATGCGGATCAAAACGGAAATCAAACGGTACATTCATGAACTCGGGAATGAGGGACGACTCATTTCCATGCAAATGGAAGAACTTGTGGGTACAACGGAAGAAGAAGCTTGGTTGCTGTATAAAGACTATGCCCGCGACGACAGTGATGACAAAATCCGTGAAATTATCGTGGGACTGAAAAGGTTGTCGGACGATGAGTTGCTGGATGCACATCATATTGTCCGTCTGCTCGGCTATCCTTCATCAGCGGCTACTTCGGAGGATTCGGTTGCCCCTCGTGGATTCCGGGTATTAAATAAGATCCCCCGCCTGCCCAATGTCATTATCCATAATCTGGTGGATCAATTCGAACAATTGCCTCATGTTATTATGGCTACAATTGAAGAACTGGACGAAGTGGATGGTATTGGTGAAGTTCGTGCCCGGACCATTAAGGAAGGCCTCAAACGTTTGCAGGAGCAAATGTTTATCGACAGACAGATGTAA
- the pssA gene encoding CDP-diacylglycerol--serine O-phosphatidyltransferase, whose translation MLTRFIPNLFTLGNLFLGMMAILLAIDGNYSLAAIMVIVAMLLDGLDGRVARALNAQSEFGKELDSLSDMVSFGAAPALIIFMVSFQDSMPILAWIATAAFPICGAIRLARFNVRPGIPGYFTGLPIPAAGGVLATLSLFNKDIGPVSMMIATLLLSYLMVSSLKYPNFKKVGLPRKAIWIAPWVVLFAIAVAVIFPEQLSKLIFIPLVLYALYGMKHNVRTAASRSRAKKRKDEKSSRPSDR comes from the coding sequence ATGCTAACCAGATTCATTCCGAATCTCTTTACCCTGGGTAATCTGTTTCTTGGAATGATGGCAATTTTGCTTGCGATTGATGGAAATTACAGTTTGGCTGCCATTATGGTCATTGTAGCGATGCTGCTGGATGGTCTGGATGGCCGAGTGGCACGTGCACTCAATGCTCAAAGTGAATTCGGCAAGGAACTTGATTCCTTGTCTGACATGGTTTCCTTTGGTGCAGCACCAGCCTTGATCATATTTATGGTGTCATTTCAAGATTCGATGCCGATCCTCGCCTGGATCGCAACAGCGGCTTTTCCGATCTGTGGAGCCATTCGTCTTGCACGGTTTAACGTTCGTCCGGGTATTCCCGGGTACTTCACAGGTCTGCCGATTCCCGCAGCCGGTGGGGTGCTGGCTACACTGTCCTTGTTCAACAAGGATATTGGCCCGGTTAGTATGATGATTGCTACGTTGCTGTTATCGTATCTGATGGTGAGTTCACTTAAATACCCCAATTTCAAAAAGGTCGGGTTGCCACGCAAGGCGATCTGGATTGCACCATGGGTTGTGTTATTTGCCATAGCCGTAGCCGTTATTTTCCCGGAGCAGTTATCCAAATTGATCTTTATTCCGTTGGTGTTATACGCCCTGTATGGAATGAAGCATAATGTGCGAACAGCGGCCTCACGTAGTCGGGCGAAAAAGCGCAAGGATGAGAAATCTTCCCGTCCTTCCGATCGTTAA
- the radA gene encoding DNA repair protein RadA, whose product MAKVKTKFQCTECGYEAPKWYGKCPGCQSWNSMVEETETVVKTQGRNSPLFDSKDKPLPIIDIDSGQEPRVQTGIGELNRVLGGGIVPGSLVLVGGDPGIGKSTLMLQTSHALTHSGLRVLYVSGEESVKQTKLRADRLGALSAELYVLCETNMERVEEAVDQIQPHFLVIDSIQTVYLPEVTSAPGSVAQVRECTSRFMRIAKGRGIATVLVGHVTKEGAIAGPRMLEHMVDCVLYFEGERHHTYRLLRAVKNRFGSTNEIGIFEMGEDGLREVGNPSELFLSERPLGVAGSTVVASMEGTRPLLVELQALISTTHFPSPRRMATGVDLHRLNLIIAVLEKRMGMFLQTQDAYLNVAGGVRLDEPAVDLAVAVSIASSLRDVPTKPDDVIFGEIGLTGEVRAVSRAEQRVKEAAKLGFKRVILPEKSLKGWKHPRGIQLIGVNTVADALAVALD is encoded by the coding sequence GTGGCCAAAGTTAAAACCAAGTTTCAATGTACGGAATGCGGCTATGAAGCCCCCAAGTGGTACGGTAAGTGTCCGGGTTGTCAGTCATGGAATTCAATGGTGGAAGAAACAGAGACGGTGGTCAAAACACAAGGGAGAAATTCTCCTCTGTTTGACAGTAAAGATAAACCGCTTCCTATCATAGATATAGATAGCGGTCAGGAACCGCGTGTACAGACTGGAATCGGAGAGTTGAACCGGGTATTGGGTGGCGGAATTGTTCCGGGTTCACTCGTTCTGGTGGGCGGAGATCCGGGTATTGGTAAATCAACGTTGATGTTGCAGACGTCACATGCTTTGACGCATTCGGGTTTGCGTGTGTTATATGTTTCCGGTGAGGAATCAGTCAAGCAAACCAAATTGCGGGCAGACCGTCTCGGGGCACTCTCTGCCGAGTTGTATGTACTGTGTGAAACCAATATGGAACGTGTAGAGGAAGCGGTGGATCAGATCCAGCCGCATTTTCTTGTCATCGACTCCATTCAGACGGTATATCTTCCCGAAGTTACCAGTGCGCCGGGTAGTGTAGCACAGGTAAGGGAATGTACGTCAAGGTTCATGCGGATTGCCAAAGGCAGAGGCATTGCAACGGTTCTTGTGGGGCATGTTACCAAAGAAGGTGCCATTGCCGGTCCACGTATGTTAGAACATATGGTGGATTGCGTGCTTTATTTTGAAGGAGAACGGCATCATACGTATCGCCTGCTGCGTGCGGTGAAGAACCGTTTTGGTTCAACCAATGAGATTGGTATTTTTGAAATGGGCGAGGATGGACTTCGTGAGGTGGGCAATCCGTCCGAACTCTTTTTGTCGGAACGTCCACTGGGTGTAGCAGGTTCAACGGTAGTTGCCAGTATGGAGGGTACACGCCCTCTGCTCGTGGAATTGCAGGCGTTGATCTCAACCACCCATTTCCCTTCTCCCCGCCGTATGGCAACAGGGGTAGATCTGCATCGATTAAATCTGATCATTGCAGTGCTGGAGAAACGAATGGGGATGTTTTTACAGACCCAGGATGCGTATCTGAACGTGGCTGGTGGAGTACGGTTGGATGAGCCCGCTGTAGATTTGGCGGTTGCTGTCAGCATTGCATCCAGTTTGAGAGATGTACCGACCAAGCCAGACGACGTCATCTTTGGCGAGATTGGTCTGACAGGTGAAGTTCGAGCCGTATCACGGGCCGAACAACGAGTGAAGGAAGCCGCAAAGCTGGGCTTCAAGAGAGTCATTTTACCAGAAAAAAGCTTAAAGGGCTGGAAACATCCTCGCGGGATACAACTGATCGGTGTGAATACCGTGGCAGATGCACTAGCGGTTGCTTTAGATTAG
- a CDS encoding PIN/TRAM domain-containing protein has protein sequence MWKKGILTFTGLCGAWFGYTAYHLAGKSVPWMAEWIQSAGLLGAGISTLLGAVMFMAVCNIGGTLMADRLHSGIDSLAKVPMNELAAGAAGTVAGLLVALLLYPVVGWMGTAGEVLQVALTVISAYSGYTLAMAKKDDLGAFWMSGRWGHPEVDEDRRMEEHKILDTSVIIDGRIADICKTGFIEGTIVIPEFVLEELQHIADSSDLLKRNRGRRGLDILNKIQKELDVKVLIYEGDFEEISEVDSKLVKLAKVLQGKVVTNDFNLNKVCELQGVSVLNINDLANAVKPVVLPGEEIMVQIIKDGKEHGQGVAYLDDGTMIVVEGGREYIGMMMEVLVTSVLQTSAGRMIFAKPKLLEKAQ, from the coding sequence ATGTGGAAAAAAGGCATTTTAACTTTTACAGGATTGTGCGGTGCATGGTTCGGCTACACGGCATATCATCTGGCAGGAAAATCGGTCCCATGGATGGCGGAGTGGATTCAGTCAGCAGGATTACTGGGAGCTGGTATATCGACGCTGCTGGGAGCTGTAATGTTTATGGCTGTATGTAATATTGGTGGAACATTGATGGCAGACAGGCTGCATAGTGGAATTGATTCATTGGCAAAAGTACCTATGAACGAATTGGCTGCAGGTGCTGCAGGTACCGTTGCGGGATTGCTCGTGGCCTTGTTACTTTACCCTGTTGTGGGATGGATGGGGACGGCAGGAGAAGTGCTGCAAGTGGCGCTGACGGTGATTAGTGCTTATTCCGGTTATACCCTTGCCATGGCGAAGAAAGACGATCTGGGGGCCTTCTGGATGTCTGGACGATGGGGTCATCCCGAGGTGGACGAGGACAGACGGATGGAAGAACATAAAATTCTGGATACCAGTGTTATTATCGATGGGCGTATCGCTGATATATGCAAAACCGGATTTATTGAAGGCACAATCGTAATTCCGGAATTTGTTCTGGAGGAGTTACAGCATATTGCTGATTCATCGGATCTACTCAAGCGGAACAGAGGACGGCGTGGACTGGACATTTTGAACAAAATCCAGAAGGAACTTGATGTAAAAGTCCTGATCTACGAGGGGGATTTCGAGGAAATCTCCGAGGTGGACAGCAAACTGGTTAAACTGGCTAAAGTGCTTCAGGGCAAAGTGGTCACCAATGACTTTAACCTGAACAAAGTGTGCGAACTCCAGGGTGTATCTGTGTTGAACATTAATGATCTCGCCAATGCGGTTAAGCCGGTTGTTCTGCCAGGTGAGGAGATCATGGTGCAGATCATCAAGGATGGCAAGGAGCATGGTCAAGGTGTAGCTTATCTGGATGATGGCACAATGATCGTTGTGGAAGGCGGACGCGAGTATATCGGCATGATGATGGAAGTGCTGGTGACCAGTGTGCTGCAGACTTCAGCGGGACGAATGATTTTTGCCAAGCCTAAACTGTTGGAAAAAGCCCAATAA
- a CDS encoding CtsR family transcriptional regulator produces MRNISDIIERYLKSILHESPEGMVEIQRNDLADQFSCVPSQINYVISTRFTLEKGYLVESKRGGGGYVRIQRIELPAQSALHNHLHHSIGEEIGQTAAEGLIYQLEEARFLSKREAGLMRAAVSREVILVKLPYRDQIRARMLKAMLISLLGK; encoded by the coding sequence ATGCGTAATATCTCTGATATTATCGAACGATATCTGAAGAGTATTTTGCATGAAAGTCCCGAAGGAATGGTTGAAATTCAGCGTAATGATCTGGCAGATCAATTCTCATGTGTACCTTCCCAGATCAATTATGTCATCAGCACACGTTTTACACTCGAGAAGGGATACCTGGTAGAGAGTAAACGCGGCGGTGGTGGTTATGTTCGCATACAGCGCATTGAATTACCGGCCCAATCAGCTCTGCATAATCATTTGCACCATAGTATTGGTGAAGAGATCGGGCAGACAGCTGCCGAAGGTCTGATCTATCAATTGGAAGAAGCGCGCTTCTTGAGCAAGCGGGAAGCCGGGTTGATGCGAGCTGCTGTATCTAGAGAGGTTATATTGGTCAAACTTCCTTACCGGGATCAAATTCGTGCCAGAATGTTGAAGGCGATGTTAATATCTTTGCTCGGTAAATGA